The Deltaproteobacteria bacterium genomic interval CTACACGGTGTTCCCGAACTTCCATCCGTGGGGCGCGTTCAACGGCATCGTCTACCGCTTCCGCCCGAACGGCACCGACCACCGCACCTCGATCATGGAGTGCATCATGCTCGCCCCGTTCGAGGGCAAGCGGCCGCCGCCGGCGAAGATCTACTGGCTCGCGCCGGACGAGCCGTGGTCGTCGCGTCTCGGCTTCCTCGGCAAGGTGTTCGAGCAGGACTTCTTCAACATGCCGAAGGTGCAGCTCGGCCTCGAGAGCACGTACAAGCCGGGCGTGTCGCTCGCGAGCTATCAGGAATCGAAGGTGCGCTGGCTCCACCACCGCCTCGGCGAGTTCGTCGAGGAGGGCGAGAAGAAGGAGCGCGCGCGCAAGGAGCAGGCGCGATGAGCGGCGGACTGAAGCACCCGTTCAACGGGGCGCTGTACCTCGCGATGCCCGACGGCAGCGTGCGCGTCGAGCACGACGGGAAGTGGGGGCTGTTCCAGCACGACGGCCAGTGGATCGAAGGCGAGATCCGCGAGGCCGACCCGCAGTTCTGCGGCTGGGTCGCCGCACCGCAGGCGCAGCGGCGCGAGTGGGCCACGCTGAGCTCGGTGCCGCAGGCCGCGAGGCCGCGCTGAGCGAAGGCGCTCCGCCTAACGCACCAAGATCGACTCCTCGCCCCACGGCGCAATGCGCTGGCTGTGGTCTTGGAAGCGCTCGGGCAGCTCATCGACCATGTCGAGCGTCGCGGCGAGGCGACCGAAGCCGACGAAGAACGCGATCGTCATGCCGAGCTCGATGATCTGCGGCTCGCTGAAGTGCTTGCGCAGGCGATCGAACGTGGCGTCGTTCACCGCGAGGTGGTCAGTCGCGAACGCGTCGGCGTAGGCGAGCGCCGCCTTCTCGGCGTCCGTCAGGTCGGGCGCGTCGTACGGCTTCTCGAGCGAGCACACGAGATCTTCCGTGACGCCGTCGGCCACCGCGTCGCGGTAGCGGATCGCCATGCAGCTGCGGCACTGGTTGTGGAACGCGACGCGCAGCCGCACCAGCTCCACGAGCCGCTCGCCGAGCGTGCGATTCAGCTTCAGCGCGCCCGCGAACTGCATCATCCCCTTCGCGAGCGCGGGCCGGTGCGCGAACATGCGCATCAGCCCCTGCTCCAGCGGCGTCGCCGTCTCCGGCCGCGCCATCGCGCGGATCTCGGGATCCCAGTCCTTCGGGTCGAGCTTCGAGATGCGGGTCATCGGGTGCCTCCTCTCCGGCCTGGCCATCGGTGCCTGGCACCGATGGCCAGGCCCCGATTGGCTCAACGCGGTTAGCTAGCGCCGCACGATCGGGTTGTCCGTGGGCTTGTGCTTCAGGTGCGCGTCGCGCCAGCCCTTGAAGCTCTGCAGGATGTGCGGCGGGTCGCCGTGCAGCTCGGTGAAGCCGCCGTTCACGCTGCGCGTGTCGAAGTAGGCGGCGTTAACGTTGTCGGCCCACAGCTCGCACGCATTCACGAAGCCCATGTCGGTCATGCGCTTGCACTCGTCTTCCCAGTCGTGGACGAGGATGCCGCTGTGGTGGAAGCCTTCTTCGCCGCGCTTGTACATGTCGCGGTAGATCGACGGCGTCTCGTCGTGCTGCTGGATGAACTGGATCATGATGTCGCCCGAGTAGCCGAACGCGTACGAGACGTCGGCCTCCTGCTTCGTGCCGCGGTACTGGAAGCGGTCGGTCTTGTGGTGCGGCGCGATCACGAACGGGCCCGCGCAGTAGAGCTTGTGCCACTTCCAGATCGACTCTTCGATGTCGTTCACCAGATAGGCGACTTGGAACGTGGAGTATTTGCCGAACGTGGCCATGCGATCTCCTCGATTGTTAGGACTTCAGCGCGCCGTACACGAGCGCGGCGCTCATGATCGAGATCAGCAGGAACGTGCCTTGCGCTCCGACGAGGCGCGGATAGTTCGCGCCCTCGTAGCTGCCGAGGCCCCACGCGTGCAACACGCGGCACGCGACCAGGCCCACGCCGAACGCGTGCAGAGCGGCGACGCTCGCTCCCTGCAGCTCGAGCAGCAGCAGCAGCACGAGGGCGAGCGGCACGTTCTCGACGAAGTTCGCCTGCACGCGCAGCGCAGCGTCGGGCTTCCATTTCGGCTGCGTCGCCGCGCGCAGGCGCACGAACAGCACGTTGTTCGCGAGCAGCACGGCGAGCAGCCCCAACAAGCCCGCGTAGCACGCGCTGATCGCGCCGTTCATCGCAGCAGCCCCGCGATCGCGGCGAGTGCGCCGCCCACGGCGAGCGTGAGCCCGATGAAGCCGTACTGGTCGATCCAGAACAGACCGAACGCCTCGGGCGTTCCCTTCGGCGCCGTCGGCTGCACCACGCGCCTCAGCGCGCGCGGCGGGCGTCCCACCACGACGATCTGCACGCCGAGCCAGAGCGCGCCGAAGCCGCATGCGACGAGCCAGTCGTTCACTCCGAAGCCCGCCATCTCAGCGCCCCTTGAACTCGGGCTTGCGCTTCTCGACGAACGCGCGCATCGCCTCTTTCGAATCCTCGGTCTGCGCGAGCTGGCCCGTCATCGTCTGCTCGAAGCGGTAGCCGTCGCGCAGGCTCAGCTCTTCGATCGTGTTGAGCGCGTGCTTCGCGAGCTTGATCGCGACGGGACTCTTCGCCGCCACCTCGCGCGCGAGCGCGAGCGCGGTGGGCATCAGCTCCTCCGCCTTCACGTACGCCTCGACCACGCCGAGGCGATACAGCTCGGGCCCGAACACGCGGTGCCCGGTGAGCATCATGCGCCGCAGCCGCGAGTGCGCGAACAAGCGCTGCGCGTGGCGCCCGCCACCTAACAAGCCCACGTCGATCTCCGGCAGGCCGAGGCACGCCGACTCCGCGGCGACGAGCATGTCGCACGACGCCGCGATCGCGAGGCCGCCGCCGAGCGCGGCGCCGTTCAGCGCGCCGATCACCGGCTTCACGCACTCGCGCACGCTGTGATACGCCTCGCGCGCGGCGCGGCTCGTCTGCCAGTGATCGCCCGGCTGCGGCGCGCGCCCGCTGCGGGTCTTGATGTCGGCGCCGGCGCAGAACACCTTGCCCGCGCCCGTCAGCACCGCGACCCGCACGTCGTCGCGATCGGCGATCGCGTCGAACGTCTGCGCCATCTCGAGGAGCACCTGCGCGCTGTGCGCGTTCACGGGGGGATTGTCGATCGTGACGAGCGCGATGAACGGCTCGACGATCTCGCTGCGCACGACACTCGCCATGCTCCCGACTCCTCGCGGCGGACGAGTGTTGCGCAGCACCACCCCGTTTTGCGCGCCGCCTCGCGCGAATCGCATGGCGAGCGGTGTACGGTCGCGCGCGAAGGAGCCCGCGTGCCCGAGTCTTCGCCCGCATTCCGTCGCGGCGCAGCCCTGCGCAGCGCACTGATCGCCGCCGCCGCTGCGCTGGCCGCTTGCAGCACGAGCACCCCTGTCACGGAAGGCGCCGCTCAGCCCGCCGCCCGAGCCGCGGGCGCCGATGGGATGCAGGCGATCGTCGCAGTGCAACAAGCGCGCGAAACGCTCCCCGGCAAGGCGCTCTACGACCAGCACTGCGCGAGCTGCCACAACGGTGCGGTCGCGAAGGCGCCGCATCGCGACATGCTCGGCCTGATGACTCCGGGCAGCGTGCTGCACGCGCTCGACGCGGGCGTCATGAGCGCGCAGGCCTCGATGCTCTCGCCCGCGCAGCGCGCCGAGCTTGCGGAGTACGTGACGGGTCGCTCGCTCGCGGAGGCGGGCCCGAAGCCACTTCCGCGCTGCGGTCCAGAGCGCAGCGGCTTCGACCTCGCGCGGCCGCCCCTCGCTGCGGGCTGGGGCCAAGACCTCGCGAACACGCGCAACATCTCCGCCGCAGCGGGCGCGATCACGCGCGCGAACGCTCCCTCGCTTCGCTTGAAGTGGTCGCTCGCGATTCCGGGCGCGAATCGCATGCGCTCGCAGCCGACGTTCGCGGGCGGCGCGCTGCTCGTCGGCGGCCACGACGGGCGCGTGTATGCGCTCGACGCCGAGACGGGCTGCGTGCGCTGGGAGTTCGTCGCGAGCGGCGAGGTGCGCAGCGGCATCGCCGTCTCACCCTGGCGCGCCGGCGACGCTTCGGCCCAGCCGCGCGCCTACTTCGGCGACGTGCTCGGCAACGTCTACGCGATCGACGCGAAGAGCGGCGCACTCGTGTGGCGCCAGCGCACCGACGACCACCCCAACGCGACGATCACCGGCACGCCCGCGCTGCACGGGGACCGCGTCTACGTGCCGGTGTCTTCGCTCGAGGTCGCGCTCGCGGTGGACCCGAAGTACGAGTGCTGCAAGGCGACAGGCGCGGTGGTCGCCTACGACGCAGCGAGCGGCGCGTTCGCATGGCGCACGCCCACGATCGCCGAGCCCGCCGTCGTGCAGAGCCAGAACAGATCGGGCACGGACATGTACGGCCCCTCGGGCGCCACGATCTGGAACACGCCCACGATCGACGCCGCGCGCGGCCAGCTCACGATCGGCACCGGCGAGAACATGTCCTCGCCGGCGACGCTGACGAGCGACGCGATCATGGCGCTCGACCTCGCGAGCGGCGCGGTGCGCTGGAGTTATCAGGGCACCGCGAACGACGTGTGGAACACGGCCTGCGACACCGCGACGCCCGACAGCTGCCCCCCCGAGAAGGGACCGGACTTCGACTTCGGCGCGGGCTCGCTGCTCTTCACCGCGGCGAGCGGGAAACAGCTCGTCGTCGCCGGCCAGAAGTCCGGCGACGTCCACGCGCTCGACCCGGACACCGGCGCCCTCGTGTGGAAGACCAAAGTCGGCCGCGGCGGGATCCAAGGCGGCGTGCACTTTGGGCTCGCCGCGGATGGGAGCACGATCTACGTGCCGATCACGGACATGGCCGACGGCCGCGTCTACGACTCGCCCTCGCGCCCCGGCCTGCACGCGCTCGACGCGCTCACCGGCCAGCCGCGCTGGTACTCGCCGGCGCCGACCGACGTGTGCGGCGAGCGCAAGTTCTGCCACCCCGGCGTGTCGCAGGCGATCACGGTGCTCGGCGACGTCGTCGCCGCAGGCGCGATGGATGGCGTGATTCGCCTGCACGACGCGAACACCGGTGAAGTCGTGTGGAGCTACGACACCACGGCCGAGCACACCACGCTGAGCGGCGACAGCGCGCGCGGCGGCTCGCTCGGCGGCGGCGCCGCCCCGGTCGCGCAGGGCGGCGTGCTCGTCGTTTCGTCGGGCTACGGCATCTACAACCACATGCCCGGCAACCTGCTGCTCGCGTTCACGGTCGCCCCCTAACAACCGGCGAAGGAGTCGCGCGTGGGCATCCTCGACAACTTCCGCCTCGACGGAAAGGTCGCTGTCGTCACCGGCGCGGGAAAAGGCATCGGCCGCGGCATCGCGATCGCGCTGGCGGAGTGCGGCGCCGACGTGGCGCTCGCAGCGCGCCGCAAA includes:
- a CDS encoding carboxymuconolactone decarboxylase family protein, with the translated sequence MTRISKLDPKDWDPEIRAMARPETATPLEQGLMRMFAHRPALAKGMMQFAGALKLNRTLGERLVELVRLRVAFHNQCRSCMAIRYRDAVADGVTEDLVCSLEKPYDAPDLTDAEKAALAYADAFATDHLAVNDATFDRLRKHFSEPQIIELGMTIAFFVGFGRLAATLDMVDELPERFQDHSQRIAPWGEESILVR
- a CDS encoding VOC family protein, whose product is MATFGKYSTFQVAYLVNDIEESIWKWHKLYCAGPFVIAPHHKTDRFQYRGTKQEADVSYAFGYSGDIMIQFIQQHDETPSIYRDMYKRGEEGFHHSGILVHDWEDECKRMTDMGFVNACELWADNVNAAYFDTRSVNGGFTELHGDPPHILQSFKGWRDAHLKHKPTDNPIVRR
- a CDS encoding MAPEG family protein — protein: MNGAISACYAGLLGLLAVLLANNVLFVRLRAATQPKWKPDAALRVQANFVENVPLALVLLLLLELQGASVAALHAFGVGLVACRVLHAWGLGSYEGANYPRLVGAQGTFLLISIMSAALVYGALKS
- a CDS encoding enoyl-CoA hydratase/isomerase family protein, with product MASVVRSEIVEPFIALVTIDNPPVNAHSAQVLLEMAQTFDAIADRDDVRVAVLTGAGKVFCAGADIKTRSGRAPQPGDHWQTSRAAREAYHSVRECVKPVIGALNGAALGGGLAIAASCDMLVAAESACLGLPEIDVGLLGGGRHAQRLFAHSRLRRMMLTGHRVFGPELYRLGVVEAYVKAEELMPTALALAREVAAKSPVAIKLAKHALNTIEELSLRDGYRFEQTMTGQLAQTEDSKEAMRAFVEKRKPEFKGR
- a CDS encoding PQQ-binding-like beta-propeller repeat protein, whose translation is MPESSPAFRRGAALRSALIAAAAALAACSTSTPVTEGAAQPAARAAGADGMQAIVAVQQARETLPGKALYDQHCASCHNGAVAKAPHRDMLGLMTPGSVLHALDAGVMSAQASMLSPAQRAELAEYVTGRSLAEAGPKPLPRCGPERSGFDLARPPLAAGWGQDLANTRNISAAAGAITRANAPSLRLKWSLAIPGANRMRSQPTFAGGALLVGGHDGRVYALDAETGCVRWEFVASGEVRSGIAVSPWRAGDASAQPRAYFGDVLGNVYAIDAKSGALVWRQRTDDHPNATITGTPALHGDRVYVPVSSLEVALAVDPKYECCKATGAVVAYDAASGAFAWRTPTIAEPAVVQSQNRSGTDMYGPSGATIWNTPTIDAARGQLTIGTGENMSSPATLTSDAIMALDLASGAVRWSYQGTANDVWNTACDTATPDSCPPEKGPDFDFGAGSLLFTAASGKQLVVAGQKSGDVHALDPDTGALVWKTKVGRGGIQGGVHFGLAADGSTIYVPITDMADGRVYDSPSRPGLHALDALTGQPRWYSPAPTDVCGERKFCHPGVSQAITVLGDVVAAGAMDGVIRLHDANTGEVVWSYDTTAEHTTLSGDSARGGSLGGGAAPVAQGGVLVVSSGYGIYNHMPGNLLLAFTVAP